In Propionimicrobium sp. PCR01-08-3, one DNA window encodes the following:
- a CDS encoding HAD-IA family hydrolase, with amino-acid sequence MSEGLLIFDCDGVLADTERDGHLVAFNQMFDELGIPLHWSDDEYAKLVHIGGGKERLASVVTPDVRERLRLPADDEELRQVLARWHQVKTRRYKELVASGALPGRPGVKRLIAEALRAGWKVAVASTSAHESVVAVLQQVVGADLAEQVHVYAGDIVPHKKPASDIYRYALDTLEFEPQDAVVIEDSGIGCQAATAADIATIVTVSSYTKDDDFTGASLVLSDLGEPGRPVTVLANSARVPVPEFVNVATLDAVREQRS; translated from the coding sequence ATGTCCGAAGGGCTGTTGATCTTCGATTGCGATGGGGTGCTCGCCGACACCGAGCGAGATGGTCACCTGGTCGCGTTCAACCAGATGTTCGACGAACTCGGCATTCCGCTGCACTGGTCGGACGACGAGTATGCGAAGCTCGTGCATATCGGCGGCGGCAAAGAACGCCTGGCCAGTGTCGTAACCCCGGACGTCCGAGAGCGACTGCGGCTCCCCGCGGACGACGAAGAATTGCGGCAGGTGCTGGCGCGGTGGCACCAGGTCAAGACACGGCGTTACAAGGAATTGGTGGCGAGCGGCGCACTGCCCGGTCGTCCAGGAGTCAAACGGTTGATCGCAGAAGCCCTGCGGGCCGGATGGAAGGTCGCCGTCGCGTCCACGTCGGCCCATGAGTCAGTGGTTGCGGTGCTGCAGCAAGTTGTGGGCGCCGACTTGGCCGAGCAGGTGCACGTCTATGCCGGAGATATCGTCCCGCATAAGAAGCCCGCGTCCGACATCTATCGCTATGCGCTGGATACCCTGGAGTTCGAGCCGCAAGATGCTGTGGTGATTGAGGACAGCGGCATCGGCTGCCAGGCGGCGACAGCAGCCGACATCGCCACGATCGTCACCGTCTCCTCGTACACGAAAGACGATGACTTCACTGGCGCGAGTCTCGTGCTATCCGATCTGGGTGAGCCCGGACGCCCGGTGACGGTGCTAGCGAATTCGGCAAGGGTGCCTGTCCCTGAGTTCGTGAATGTCGCTACCTTGGACGCGGTCCGGGAACAACGCAGCTAG
- the glnA gene encoding type I glutamate--ammonia ligase has product MFQGADDLLAYIKDENVENVDVRFCDLPGVMQHFTVPVGSFGPEVFEEGLAFDGSSVTGFQTINESDMALMPDPTSAYVDPFRKKKTLIVNFFVHDPLTKEPYSRDPRNIAKKAQAYLATTGIGDTAYFAPEAEFYVFDDVRYETNGHSSFYSVDAESAGWNSAREEERGNLGYKVKTKGGYFPVAPADHYGDLRDEIVQYCENSGLIIERAHHEVGAAGQAEINWRFDELLTSADNVMKFKYLVKNTAYQNGKSATFMPKPVFGDNGSGMHCHQSIWNDGKPLFYDENGYAQLADVARWYIGGLLKHAPALLSFTNPTVNSFHRLVPGFEAPVNLVYSARNRSACIRIPITGSNPKAKRIEFRCPDPSANPYLAFAALLLAGIDGIQNRIEPPAPVDKDLYELPPEEHSQVQQVPGSLEETLEALEADQDFLLAGDVFTPDLIDTWIGLKRDELDALRQRPHPYEFDLYYQI; this is encoded by the coding sequence ATGTTCCAAGGCGCCGATGATCTCTTGGCGTACATCAAGGACGAGAACGTCGAAAATGTCGACGTTCGCTTCTGCGACCTGCCAGGAGTGATGCAGCACTTCACTGTGCCGGTAGGTTCGTTCGGGCCCGAAGTCTTCGAGGAGGGGCTGGCCTTCGATGGCTCCTCGGTGACCGGCTTCCAGACCATCAACGAATCCGACATGGCGCTGATGCCCGATCCCACCTCCGCATACGTGGATCCCTTCCGCAAGAAGAAGACCCTCATCGTCAACTTCTTCGTCCATGACCCGTTGACCAAGGAGCCTTACAGCCGCGACCCGCGCAACATCGCGAAGAAGGCTCAGGCCTACCTGGCGACGACCGGCATCGGCGATACCGCATACTTCGCCCCCGAGGCCGAGTTCTACGTCTTCGATGATGTACGTTACGAGACCAACGGTCACAGCTCGTTCTATTCGGTGGACGCAGAGTCTGCCGGCTGGAACAGTGCCCGCGAAGAAGAGCGCGGCAACCTCGGATACAAGGTGAAGACCAAGGGCGGCTACTTCCCCGTGGCTCCCGCCGATCACTACGGCGACCTGCGCGACGAGATCGTCCAGTACTGTGAGAACTCCGGCCTGATCATCGAGCGCGCCCACCACGAGGTCGGTGCCGCCGGTCAGGCCGAGATCAACTGGCGTTTCGATGAGTTGCTGACCAGCGCAGACAACGTCATGAAGTTCAAGTACCTGGTCAAGAACACGGCTTACCAAAACGGCAAGTCCGCGACCTTCATGCCGAAGCCGGTTTTCGGCGATAACGGCTCGGGCATGCACTGCCACCAGTCGATCTGGAATGACGGCAAGCCATTGTTCTACGACGAGAACGGCTATGCGCAGTTGGCCGACGTCGCCCGTTGGTACATCGGCGGTCTGCTGAAGCACGCCCCGGCGCTGCTGTCGTTCACCAACCCGACGGTCAACAGCTTCCACCGGCTGGTGCCCGGCTTCGAGGCACCGGTCAACCTGGTCTACTCGGCCCGTAACCGGTCGGCCTGTATCCGCATTCCGATCACCGGATCGAATCCGAAGGCCAAGCGCATCGAGTTCCGCTGCCCCGATCCGTCTGCCAATCCGTACCTGGCGTTCGCAGCCTTGCTGCTGGCAGGCATTGACGGCATCCAGAATCGCATCGAGCCGCCGGCCCCGGTCGACAAAGACCTTTACGAGCTGCCTCCGGAAGAGCACTCCCAGGTGCAGCAGGTTCCCGGCTCTCTCGAAGAGACCCTTGAGGCGCTTGAGGCTGACCAGGACTTCCTGCTCGCCGGAGATGTCTTCACTCCCGACCTGATCGACACCTGGATCGGCCTGAAGCGCGACGAGTTGGACGCCCTGCGTCAGCGTCCGCACCCCTACGAGTTCGACCTGTATTACCAGATCTGA
- a CDS encoding class II fructose-bisphosphate aldolase, protein MKSTSTLAMVKAAQRDGYAVPAFNVVDNLSLTAIVAAANQAKSPVILQASVKTVKSVGVGLLTAMYQAAIADSAVPVALHLDHCPDRRVIDDVVEAGWSSVLFDASDRDLTKAIQESREVAESAHARGLDVESEIENIVGAEDGVGSDVIAHAYDPATVVKAAGTSGIDLIAPQLGTAHGVYHGRPKLLPERVREFRALTDKPIVLHGGSGLTEQEFKSFIEAGVSKINISTELKMTYMKSALTSLQDAERDQKWDPPTFFADVDENIGAMAAHFFEIFGSAGRA, encoded by the coding sequence ATGAAGTCAACATCGACTCTCGCCATGGTGAAGGCAGCCCAGAGGGACGGCTACGCGGTTCCTGCCTTCAATGTGGTGGACAACTTAAGCCTCACCGCGATCGTCGCGGCGGCCAATCAGGCGAAGTCTCCGGTGATCCTGCAGGCATCGGTCAAAACCGTGAAATCGGTCGGCGTGGGCCTGCTGACCGCGATGTATCAAGCAGCGATAGCCGACTCTGCGGTGCCGGTCGCGCTGCACTTGGATCACTGCCCTGATCGGCGAGTCATCGACGATGTCGTCGAGGCCGGATGGTCATCGGTGCTCTTCGACGCTTCGGATCGCGACTTGACGAAGGCCATTCAGGAATCCCGCGAGGTGGCCGAATCGGCACACGCTCGTGGCCTCGACGTCGAATCGGAGATCGAGAACATCGTCGGCGCCGAAGACGGAGTCGGGTCAGACGTCATCGCGCACGCGTATGATCCGGCGACAGTGGTGAAAGCGGCAGGCACAAGCGGAATCGACCTGATCGCCCCGCAATTGGGCACGGCGCACGGCGTCTATCACGGGCGTCCGAAACTGCTTCCGGAGCGGGTGCGCGAATTCCGTGCTCTCACGGATAAACCGATCGTCCTGCATGGTGGATCAGGTCTCACCGAACAAGAATTCAAGTCGTTCATCGAGGCGGGGGTGTCGAAGATAAACATCTCTACCGAGCTCAAGATGACTTACATGAAATCGGCATTGACATCGCTGCAAGACGCCGAACGGGATCAGAAGTGGGATCCTCCGACGTTCTTCGCCGATGTGGACGAGAATATCGGCGCGATGGCAGCGCATTTCTTCGAGATCTTCGGATCTGCCGGGAGGGCATGA
- a CDS encoding DeoR/GlpR family DNA-binding transcription regulator codes for MKASQRREEILKVAGSNEGPASVENLASRFGVTASTIRRDLARLSAEGSLARTFGGAMVVREREQPLRERSREHHAAKSAIGRWAASTVRDGDAVLLDAGTTTAEVARALTIRTRLSVATTGLTPLAAISGVEGIDVVCLGGRLREISQGFVGPLTEAALESMTFDSVFFGADGVTAERGVCEATLEQTRLKELMWRSSRETYVVAHAAKIGHAPFHAWMRMPKDWTLITDDQVSDSQLAPFHERNIAVVVVNEDGMQVR; via the coding sequence ATGAAAGCGTCTCAACGCCGGGAGGAAATACTCAAGGTCGCGGGGTCCAATGAGGGGCCCGCGAGCGTCGAGAATCTGGCTTCACGCTTCGGCGTGACAGCTTCGACGATCCGGCGAGACCTGGCCAGACTGAGCGCAGAGGGAAGTCTCGCACGAACCTTCGGTGGCGCGATGGTAGTGCGCGAACGCGAACAGCCTCTACGCGAGCGATCCCGAGAGCACCACGCGGCGAAGTCGGCAATCGGACGATGGGCAGCCTCCACGGTGCGTGACGGAGACGCCGTGCTATTGGATGCCGGAACAACGACGGCAGAAGTCGCGCGCGCCCTCACCATACGAACCAGACTGAGTGTGGCCACCACAGGATTGACACCACTGGCGGCGATTTCGGGAGTCGAAGGGATCGACGTGGTCTGCCTCGGCGGACGGCTTCGGGAAATCAGCCAGGGGTTCGTGGGCCCCCTCACGGAGGCCGCGCTCGAATCAATGACCTTTGATTCAGTGTTCTTCGGGGCAGACGGTGTAACCGCAGAGCGTGGGGTTTGCGAGGCAACGCTCGAGCAGACACGGCTCAAAGAACTGATGTGGCGATCCAGTCGGGAGACCTATGTCGTGGCCCATGCAGCGAAGATCGGACACGCGCCCTTCCACGCCTGGATGAGGATGCCCAAGGACTGGACACTGATCACAGACGATCAGGTCAGTGACAGCCAACTCGCGCCATTCCACGAGCGCAACATCGCCGTCGTCGTAGTCAACGAAGACGGCATGCAAGTGCGCTGA
- a CDS encoding GntR family transcriptional regulator, producing the protein MTTSIEPSAAELSRDSATPLYAQLESIFRQQISSGQWSPGARIPSENELNRTLGVSRMTVRGVLTRLVEDGLLVRVAGKGTFVAEKKIETQSPAYRGVREQLESLGFHTTTRLITNAPTVPSPSVREHLHLDDAEQVFAVERVRSADGVPISLHYSFVPLELAPTLNEHDLASNQLCVVLADHYGLSMNHVDERLESVSASAEVAKRLKLSRGDPVLSLEDTILDASGRPYEYSRVLFRGDKVQLSFSFDL; encoded by the coding sequence GTGACGACCAGCATTGAGCCATCAGCCGCAGAGCTCTCCCGCGACTCCGCTACCCCGCTCTATGCGCAGCTCGAATCCATCTTCCGCCAGCAGATCTCGAGCGGCCAGTGGTCACCGGGGGCTCGTATCCCGTCCGAAAACGAACTGAACCGCACCCTCGGCGTCTCACGAATGACGGTTCGTGGAGTGCTCACCAGGCTTGTCGAAGACGGGTTGCTCGTCCGGGTCGCAGGCAAGGGCACGTTCGTTGCCGAGAAGAAGATCGAGACCCAATCCCCCGCCTACCGGGGCGTCCGCGAACAGTTGGAAAGCCTCGGATTCCACACCACGACACGCCTGATCACCAATGCTCCGACGGTTCCCAGTCCGTCGGTGCGAGAACATCTGCACCTTGACGACGCCGAACAGGTCTTCGCCGTCGAGCGGGTCCGCAGCGCTGATGGCGTGCCGATTTCTCTGCACTACTCCTTCGTCCCCCTCGAATTGGCGCCAACACTCAACGAGCATGACCTCGCCTCGAACCAGTTGTGCGTGGTTCTCGCTGATCACTACGGATTGTCGATGAACCATGTGGACGAACGACTCGAGTCGGTTTCAGCGAGCGCGGAGGTCGCGAAACGTCTCAAGTTGAGCAGAGGCGATCCGGTGCTCTCGCTGGAAGACACCATTCTCGACGCGTCCGGGCGCCCGTACGAATACTCCAGGGTGCTGTTCCGCGGCGACAAAGTGCAGCTCAGCTTCAGCTTCGATCTGTAG
- a CDS encoding cyclase family protein, with protein sequence MPNDSDLTMSELLKDAPKNWGRWGEDDEFGALNFLDASEALRGVASAHSGKVFTLQTPVGTDKGDPVTLSRHGAIRRQTVDVNSFRTGDRDINPGGSKWADDYFEMFCQGTSQYDGLGHVWYDEQIYNGYSAETTAGGLSKASVAPVGRHGIVGRGVLLDMARYRDKEYLDRFETFGLDDLLECAKEQGVQIEKHDIILIRTGWIPSYFHRDPEEYFHPFSEPGLVYSKELVEWFHDMEIPNLVTDTMGNEITFDPNNGFKLLLHAALMRNLGVTMCELVMMDELGDDCAKDGQYTFLYAAAPIVIEKASGSPVNPIVVK encoded by the coding sequence ATGCCTAACGATTCAGACCTCACCATGTCAGAACTCCTCAAGGATGCCCCAAAGAACTGGGGCCGCTGGGGAGAGGATGATGAATTCGGTGCTTTGAACTTCCTCGACGCGTCCGAGGCGCTTAGAGGCGTCGCGTCCGCGCACTCGGGCAAGGTTTTCACTCTCCAGACGCCCGTCGGCACAGACAAGGGAGATCCTGTCACTTTGAGCCGGCACGGCGCCATCAGACGCCAGACGGTCGACGTCAACTCATTCCGAACCGGAGATCGTGACATAAATCCTGGGGGCTCAAAGTGGGCAGATGACTACTTCGAAATGTTCTGCCAAGGAACCTCTCAGTATGACGGGCTAGGCCATGTTTGGTACGACGAGCAGATCTACAATGGCTATTCGGCCGAAACTACGGCAGGCGGATTGTCGAAAGCCAGCGTAGCGCCCGTCGGCCGACATGGAATCGTTGGCCGTGGCGTACTTCTGGACATGGCCCGTTATCGAGACAAGGAGTACTTGGACCGCTTCGAGACTTTTGGCCTCGACGACCTTCTTGAATGCGCCAAAGAGCAAGGCGTTCAGATAGAAAAGCACGACATTATCTTGATAAGGACGGGCTGGATTCCCAGCTACTTCCATCGCGATCCCGAAGAATATTTTCATCCATTCTCAGAACCGGGACTAGTGTACAGTAAGGAATTGGTCGAGTGGTTCCATGATATGGAGATTCCCAATTTGGTTACTGATACTATGGGGAATGAAATAACTTTCGATCCAAATAACGGGTTCAAATTGTTGCTTCATGCTGCTCTTATGCGAAATTTGGGAGTGACGATGTGTGAGCTCGTAATGATGGACGAGCTTGGTGATGACTGTGCAAAGGATGGGCAGTATACGTTCTTGTATGCGGCGGCCCCGATCGTTATCGAAAAGGCATCCGGCTCACCAGTGAATCCGATTGTTGTGAAGTGA
- the dapA gene encoding 4-hydroxy-tetrahydrodipicolinate synthase, translated as METSEIRGIIPAMVTAFNNDESINEQEIRVHTRRMLDAGAHGLFPGGTNGEFYALTADERLQVLEIVLDEADGKIPVYAGTGAVTTREAIELSIKAEAAGASALSVITPYFAAASQSELVTHFTRVAEAVSIPVILYNIPARTGNSIAPATLGELSKVPNIVGVKDSSGNFDNLLQYLAQVPSDKDFAVLCGNDSLILWALMAGASGAITGVANVYPETMVGIYEAWESGDQGKARALQDSIRAFRSVFRHGNPNTVVKLATNLLGRPVGPCRAPFSTLPSAGEAELRDVLKADTARGMR; from the coding sequence ATGGAGACTAGTGAGATCCGCGGAATCATCCCCGCGATGGTGACCGCGTTCAATAATGACGAGTCTATAAACGAGCAGGAGATTCGGGTACATACTCGCCGCATGCTCGATGCCGGAGCCCATGGCTTGTTCCCGGGTGGAACCAACGGTGAGTTCTACGCGCTGACCGCTGACGAACGGCTGCAAGTTCTGGAGATCGTACTCGACGAGGCCGACGGAAAAATACCTGTGTATGCAGGGACAGGAGCAGTCACGACACGTGAAGCGATCGAATTGTCGATCAAGGCCGAAGCAGCCGGTGCAAGTGCGCTCTCGGTCATCACTCCCTACTTCGCGGCGGCATCGCAATCAGAATTGGTGACCCATTTCACCCGTGTGGCAGAGGCTGTCTCGATTCCCGTGATCTTGTATAACATTCCCGCCCGAACGGGGAACAGCATCGCACCAGCAACCCTGGGTGAACTCTCGAAGGTTCCGAACATTGTCGGAGTGAAGGATTCTTCCGGGAATTTTGACAACCTGCTGCAATACCTCGCGCAAGTTCCCTCTGACAAGGACTTCGCTGTTCTTTGCGGAAACGACTCTTTGATTCTGTGGGCGTTGATGGCAGGGGCAAGCGGTGCAATCACCGGGGTTGCGAACGTCTATCCGGAGACAATGGTCGGAATTTATGAGGCATGGGAATCGGGCGATCAAGGAAAGGCACGTGCACTGCAAGATTCGATACGTGCATTCCGCTCGGTATTCAGGCACGGGAATCCGAATACCGTGGTCAAACTGGCGACGAACCTTCTTGGTCGTCCTGTCGGGCCATGTCGAGCACCATTTTCAACGTTGCCGAGCGCCGGCGAGGCAGAGTTGCGCGACGTGTTGAAAGCAGACACAGCTCGCGGCATGCGCTGA
- a CDS encoding MFS transporter: MSSSNPSTNRQGAPEALRRSGKSHVRWVVLVVLSLGIAFNYIDRTALSVAMPAIAEHFNLSDETQGVLLSSFYWSYVLFMIPAGWLVDKYGAKVVFGLGSLVWGGATIALGLVNSVGALFGLRWAMGASEAPSYPAASSAVRDWFPKGERSFASGTYNNGSKVGATLAVPLVAIIIAHFGWRGAFVICGALAAGFGVFWLWYYRHPEEHVKLSQSEYEHIQEEQEENTTTEKVKLTSLLGNRTVQAMCVGFFAVNFVSYFFFTWFPTYLINTFHMTILKFGFVGMLPGIAAIVGGFIGGAWSDRLYRSGKSVTFARKVPLVVGLLGSSVIALAVFTTNVWVALTLLCLANACATGAGSVLWALPTDVAPTRSTVGTIGGIQNGFANIAGIISPIVIGIIIGRTNSFVAPLLVAGAVAIIGALAYAVWLPKVEPIKIKTSLSASSPIAE; encoded by the coding sequence ATGAGTTCCTCGAACCCCTCAACCAACCGTCAGGGAGCGCCGGAGGCGCTTCGACGATCCGGTAAGAGTCATGTCCGTTGGGTGGTCTTGGTGGTCCTGTCTTTGGGGATTGCCTTCAACTATATTGACAGGACTGCTCTGAGTGTGGCTATGCCAGCGATTGCAGAACACTTCAACCTGAGTGATGAGACTCAGGGGGTTTTGCTCTCGTCGTTCTACTGGAGTTATGTCCTCTTCATGATCCCCGCAGGCTGGCTCGTCGACAAATATGGCGCGAAAGTCGTCTTTGGGCTGGGCAGTCTGGTCTGGGGAGGAGCCACCATAGCTCTCGGCCTGGTCAATAGTGTTGGAGCCCTATTCGGTCTTCGGTGGGCAATGGGTGCGAGTGAAGCGCCTTCGTACCCCGCCGCATCAAGCGCGGTCAGGGACTGGTTCCCCAAGGGTGAACGCAGTTTCGCTTCGGGCACGTATAACAACGGATCGAAGGTTGGCGCCACACTGGCTGTTCCGTTGGTCGCGATCATTATTGCCCACTTCGGGTGGCGGGGTGCATTTGTAATCTGTGGTGCGCTTGCCGCTGGCTTCGGAGTTTTCTGGTTGTGGTATTACCGCCATCCAGAGGAGCACGTGAAGTTGTCGCAGTCCGAGTATGAGCACATTCAGGAAGAGCAAGAGGAGAACACAACAACTGAGAAGGTCAAACTGACATCACTGCTTGGAAATCGAACTGTTCAAGCGATGTGCGTCGGCTTCTTCGCGGTGAACTTTGTTTCTTACTTTTTCTTCACCTGGTTCCCGACGTATCTCATTAACACCTTCCATATGACGATACTCAAGTTCGGATTCGTCGGCATGCTGCCGGGTATCGCGGCTATCGTGGGAGGATTCATTGGTGGTGCTTGGTCCGATCGTTTGTATCGATCCGGTAAATCCGTCACATTTGCGCGGAAGGTTCCCCTCGTTGTTGGCCTCTTGGGCAGTTCGGTCATCGCACTTGCTGTCTTCACCACCAACGTGTGGGTGGCTCTTACGCTTCTCTGCCTTGCGAATGCCTGTGCAACAGGAGCAGGATCCGTCTTGTGGGCGCTTCCTACGGATGTCGCACCCACCCGTTCAACTGTGGGAACAATTGGCGGAATACAAAATGGTTTCGCCAATATAGCAGGGATTATTTCACCGATCGTCATTGGAATTATTATCGGGCGAACAAACTCCTTCGTGGCACCGCTTCTCGTTGCCGGTGCCGTGGCGATAATTGGGGCTCTTGCATACGCAGTTTGGCTTCCGAAGGTTGAGCCAATCAAGATCAAAACGTCACTATCTGCTAGCTCGCCAATTGCTGAGTGA
- a CDS encoding ATP-dependent 6-phosphofructokinase gives MPTKQKKIGILTAGGDCPGLNAAIRGFGKAAIRQHGMELIGFNDGVRGLAENRHVPLDGRALSGILTVGGTILGTSRDKVDRMIVDGETRDMVPTIVQNYEKLGLDALVTLGGGGTARNAYKLSKAGLNVLHLPKTIDNDIVGTDDSFGFSTALEIATDAIDRLHSTAHSHHRIILAEIMGHRAGWLALGSGIAGGADIILLPEVPYHVDVIVKAVEQRRKEGLNFSVIAVAEGARNQTDSMAMSGAQALVNEASSPETKAAAKKAKRDLERSMRDNTLKLATQLEDATGLESRVTILGYVQRGGTPCAQDRLLATRLGTKGAELVDAGQFGIMVTAKGTETGTIPLKEVAGKVKYVPSDHPWVKAARAVGTSLGDA, from the coding sequence ATGCCCACGAAGCAGAAGAAGATCGGAATCCTCACCGCCGGTGGAGACTGCCCTGGCCTCAACGCGGCGATCCGCGGCTTCGGCAAGGCCGCCATCCGTCAGCATGGCATGGAACTGATCGGCTTCAACGACGGCGTTCGTGGGCTGGCGGAGAATCGCCACGTGCCGCTGGATGGTCGAGCACTGTCAGGCATCCTCACCGTGGGCGGCACGATCCTCGGCACGAGCCGCGACAAGGTTGACCGCATGATCGTCGACGGCGAGACTCGCGACATGGTGCCGACCATCGTCCAGAACTACGAAAAGCTCGGACTCGATGCGCTCGTGACGCTTGGCGGCGGGGGCACTGCACGCAATGCATACAAGCTTTCCAAGGCGGGCCTCAACGTTCTTCATCTGCCGAAGACCATCGACAATGACATCGTCGGCACCGACGACTCGTTCGGTTTCTCCACGGCGTTGGAGATCGCCACCGACGCGATTGACCGGCTGCATTCGACAGCGCACTCTCACCACCGCATCATCCTGGCCGAGATCATGGGTCATCGTGCCGGCTGGCTGGCACTCGGCTCAGGCATCGCCGGCGGTGCCGACATCATCCTGCTCCCTGAAGTGCCCTATCACGTCGATGTGATAGTCAAGGCCGTCGAACAGCGACGCAAGGAGGGACTCAACTTCTCGGTGATAGCCGTCGCAGAGGGCGCGCGCAATCAAACCGACTCGATGGCGATGTCCGGAGCCCAGGCACTCGTCAATGAAGCCTCCAGTCCCGAGACGAAGGCCGCAGCGAAGAAGGCCAAACGCGACCTGGAACGTTCGATGCGTGATAACACCCTTAAGCTGGCAACCCAGTTGGAAGATGCCACCGGTCTGGAGTCCCGGGTCACCATCCTCGGATATGTGCAGCGAGGTGGCACCCCATGTGCTCAAGATCGTCTGTTGGCCACCCGGCTCGGCACCAAGGGTGCCGAGCTCGTGGACGCAGGACAGTTCGGCATCATGGTGACCGCGAAAGGTACCGAGACCGGAACAATCCCTCTCAAAGAGGTCGCCGGCAAGGTGAAATACGTCCCTTCGGATCACCCCTGGGTAAAGGCGGCCCGCGCAGTGGGCACCAGCCTCGGTGACGCCTAG
- a CDS encoding phosphoglycerate dehydrogenase translates to MAEVLVLSASFGQWSTRPGELLKEAGIDVRYPVAKSSLTSEQLQAEIGDADAMIVALDDVDAAAISAGRNLKVIAKHGVGVDNIDVDAAARAGVVVVNAPGANSSAVADLVFGLMLAVQRHIIDAHESLVEGRWDKFHGPELAGKSLGICGFGRIGREVAERARGFSLDCLAYDPYLPDQVFDENGVKRVTAIEDLVEQSDIVTLHLPGGDGRPLIDEAMIDRMRPGAVLLNAARGDLVDEAAVSQALISGRLGGYGADAFAHEPPVDSPLLTSPNVVLTPHIGAFTDRANELMGVAVVQDIVAVLEGRPPLHPVISDNTEPRNK, encoded by the coding sequence ATGGCAGAAGTTCTCGTATTATCGGCCAGTTTCGGTCAATGGTCGACTAGGCCTGGTGAGTTACTCAAAGAGGCAGGAATAGATGTCCGTTATCCGGTGGCGAAATCCTCGCTAACGTCGGAGCAGTTGCAGGCCGAGATTGGCGACGCAGACGCGATGATCGTTGCGTTGGATGATGTTGACGCCGCCGCTATCTCGGCGGGGCGGAACCTTAAGGTGATTGCCAAGCATGGCGTGGGTGTCGACAACATAGATGTGGACGCCGCGGCGCGCGCAGGGGTGGTAGTCGTAAATGCGCCTGGTGCAAACAGTTCCGCGGTTGCAGATCTGGTGTTCGGATTGATGCTTGCCGTGCAACGTCACATCATTGATGCGCACGAGTCGCTCGTCGAAGGCAGATGGGATAAGTTCCATGGGCCCGAATTGGCCGGAAAATCGCTCGGTATCTGTGGCTTTGGGCGAATCGGAAGGGAAGTGGCGGAACGAGCACGTGGCTTCTCTCTGGATTGCTTGGCGTACGACCCGTACCTTCCGGATCAGGTCTTCGATGAGAATGGTGTGAAGCGGGTAACGGCGATCGAAGATTTGGTTGAGCAATCGGACATCGTCACTTTGCATCTGCCAGGAGGGGATGGACGACCGCTCATCGATGAAGCGATGATCGATCGGATGAGACCCGGAGCGGTCCTTCTGAATGCTGCACGCGGAGATCTTGTGGACGAAGCGGCCGTCTCACAAGCGCTGATTTCGGGCAGACTGGGCGGATACGGCGCGGACGCATTCGCTCATGAGCCTCCGGTTGATAGCCCGCTCCTGACTTCGCCGAATGTTGTATTGACGCCGCACATCGGTGCCTTCACAGATCGAGCGAACGAACTCATGGGTGTGGCTGTCGTCCAAGACATTGTTGCTGTGCTGGAGGGGCGGCCGCCGCTGCATCCAGTTATTTCCGATAACACCGAGCCAAGGAACAAGTGA